In Oryza brachyantha chromosome 1, ObraRS2, whole genome shotgun sequence, the following are encoded in one genomic region:
- the LOC102717014 gene encoding uncharacterized protein LOC102717014 isoform X1 produces the protein MEQPLSAAASSQDSSNPAAQEERVVITNKHGEKLVGLLQHMGSNKIVVLCHGFTASKNDSIIVDLANALTKQGVGIFRFDFSGNGESEGEFQYGNYRKEADDLHSVVSHLHQEKYDVKAIVGHSKGGDVVVLYASIYDDVQMVVNLSGRFYLERGIEERLGKEFMDIIDKEGYIDAKTKSGRVLYRVTKQSLMERLNTDMRAASLSISKECRFFTVHGSADEIIPVEDAYEFARHIPNHKLRVIEGANHCYTAHRKELSDAVVDFIASSELIMQAGDNPSA, from the exons ATGGAGCAGCCGCtctccgccgctgcctcctcgCAGGATTCGTCCAACCCCG CTGCACAGGAAGAACGGGTAGTGATAACGAACAAGCATGGAGAGAAGCTCGTGGGTTTGCTGCAGCACATGGGTTCGAACAAGATTGTAGTGCTCTGCCATGGATTTACAGCCTCCAAG AATGATAGCATCATTGTTGATCTAGCGAATGCACTTACTAAGCAAGGGGTTGGAATCTTTCGCTTTGATTTCAGTGGAAATGG AGAAAGTGAAGGGGAATTCCAGTATGGCAACTACAGAAAGGAGGCTGACGACTTGCATTCTGTCGTCTCACATCTTCATCAGGAGAAATATGATGTCAAGGCAATTGTTGGTCATAGCAAAG GAGGAGATGTGGTGGTTCTGTATGCTTCCATCTATGACGATGTGCAGATGGTGGTTAATCTTTCTGGTCGATTTTATTTGGAGAGAGGCATTGAAGAACGGCTAGGCAAGGAATTCATGGATATAATTGACAAAGAGGGTTATATTGATGCCAAAACCAAGTCAG GAAGGGTTTTATATAGGGTAACAAAACAGAGCTTGATGGAACGATTGAACACTGATATGCGTGCAGCAAGCCTTTCCATTAGCAAAGAATGCAG ATTCTTCACAGTTCACGGTTCAGCTGATGAGATCATTCCTGTGGAAGATGCATACGAATTTGCGAGGCATATACCGAACCACAAGCTGCGTGTCATCGAGGGAGCAAATCACTGCTACACTGCTCATCGTAAGGAACTTTCGGATGCCGTGGTGGATTTCATTGCATCCAGTGAG TTAATAATGCAGGCTGGGGATAACCCATCGGCTTAA
- the LOC102717014 gene encoding uncharacterized protein LOC102717014 isoform X2 has translation MEQPLSAAASSQDSSNPAAQEERVVITNKHGEKLVGLLQHMGSNKIVVLCHGFTASKNDSIIVDLANALTKQGVGIFRFDFSGNGESEGEFQYGNYRKEADDLHSVVSHLHQEKYDVKAIVGHSKGGDVVVLYASIYDDVQMVVNLSGRFYLERGIEERLGKEFMDIIDKEGYIDAKTKSGRVLYRVTKQSLMERLNTDMRAASLSISKECRFFTVHGSADEIIPVEDAYEFARHIPNHKLRVIEGANHCYTAHRKELSDAVVDFIASSEAGDNPSA, from the exons ATGGAGCAGCCGCtctccgccgctgcctcctcgCAGGATTCGTCCAACCCCG CTGCACAGGAAGAACGGGTAGTGATAACGAACAAGCATGGAGAGAAGCTCGTGGGTTTGCTGCAGCACATGGGTTCGAACAAGATTGTAGTGCTCTGCCATGGATTTACAGCCTCCAAG AATGATAGCATCATTGTTGATCTAGCGAATGCACTTACTAAGCAAGGGGTTGGAATCTTTCGCTTTGATTTCAGTGGAAATGG AGAAAGTGAAGGGGAATTCCAGTATGGCAACTACAGAAAGGAGGCTGACGACTTGCATTCTGTCGTCTCACATCTTCATCAGGAGAAATATGATGTCAAGGCAATTGTTGGTCATAGCAAAG GAGGAGATGTGGTGGTTCTGTATGCTTCCATCTATGACGATGTGCAGATGGTGGTTAATCTTTCTGGTCGATTTTATTTGGAGAGAGGCATTGAAGAACGGCTAGGCAAGGAATTCATGGATATAATTGACAAAGAGGGTTATATTGATGCCAAAACCAAGTCAG GAAGGGTTTTATATAGGGTAACAAAACAGAGCTTGATGGAACGATTGAACACTGATATGCGTGCAGCAAGCCTTTCCATTAGCAAAGAATGCAG ATTCTTCACAGTTCACGGTTCAGCTGATGAGATCATTCCTGTGGAAGATGCATACGAATTTGCGAGGCATATACCGAACCACAAGCTGCGTGTCATCGAGGGAGCAAATCACTGCTACACTGCTCATCGTAAGGAACTTTCGGATGCCGTGGTGGATTTCATTGCATCCAGTGAG GCTGGGGATAACCCATCGGCTTAA